The DNA window CAAATGCAGTTGGAGTTAATTTAACTCAAAAAGATGCAAACAAAATGTTTGAGCTTATGACAAATTTTGAATCAATTAAACCTTCAATGTGGGTTGATACAGAACACAATAGAGATTTAGAGTTAGATGAGATTTGTGGAGTAGTTATTAAAAACTGTGAAAAACAAGGACTTGATGCTCCATACACAAGAAGTGTATCAACTATTTTAGAAATTTTATATAACAAACAAAGAAGAAAATAATAGTGCAATATTTAAGTGGTTTTTTAATCTTTTTATCTTTTGTATTTACAATAGCAGCATATTTTTTTAATGAAAAATTAGTATTTATTGGTGGAACTATAGCTTGGATAGCATTAATTATACTTTTTAAAAATGTAAATGGAAAGTCACTTTTATATAAATTACTTTTATTAAGTATTATTGCTTTTATTTACTCTTTTTATAATAGTTTTAATATTGATTTTGTAAAAGCAGTAAGTGTAAACCAATATCTTTTGACACTTCTTATTGGTGTTGGTTTCTTAAGACTTATAGCAACACCAAAAGTAAAAGCTATTAAATCTTTGCCAAAGGGCAAAAAAAGTTTTTTTAAAACCTATTTAGGGGTTCATCTTTTTGGTTCTGTTATAAATCTTTCTTCTTTAATTATAGTTGCAGATAAACTATATAAAAAAGCAAAATTAACAAAACTACAAGTAATTACATTAACAAGAGCTTTTTCATCTGATGCTTATTGGTCTCCTTTTTTTGTAGCCTTTGCAGCAGCTATTACGTATGCTCCAAATCTTTCATCTTCTATTATCTTAACTTTGGGTTTAATTTTAGCATTTTTATCTTTTTTAGTAACATTTCTTGAGATTAAAAATGAACCACTACTTGAAGAATTTAGAGGATATCCAATGGAGTTTGAAACATTGTATTTACCCCTTTCATTAGCACTTTTAGTTCTTGGTACACATCACTATTTCCCTGAACTTAAAGTTATTTTACTTATATCTATTTTCTCATTATTTCTTGCTATTTTTATTTTACCATTAAAGTTTGGATTGAAAAAAAGTATTGAAAAACTAGCAGAACATATAAATTGTGAACTTCCTAAGATGAAAAATGAGATAGCTTTGTTTTTAATAGCAGGAATGTTTGGAGTTAGTGTTAGTTCTGTTTTATTAGGATTAAACTTATCTTTACCCTTTGAGCAGTTAAATGGGCTTTATGCTTCACTTATTTTATTAGTATTTATACTTTTATCTTTTGTTGGAATTCATCCTGTTATTTCTATTGCAGTTTTAGGAAATTGGAGTGAACAATTAAATCATACTTTATTAGCAGTTGCATTTTTAATGTCTTGGGCTACTGCTGTTTCTACTTCCCCTTTTAGTGGATTAAATCTTACAATGCAAGCAAGATATGATTTACAGGCAAAAGAGATTTTTAAAATAAATCTACCCTATACCATAAAGATGTACATCATTTGTGTTATAATGCTTTTTGCTTTATCAAACTACTTAGGACTTGAATGAATATTTTTTTTATAATTTTAGGCAAAATTGCACCTTTATATCTAAATATAGGAATTGGATATATCCTAGCAAGATACTTTAAAATCAAAAGAGAACAGATTGCATTTTTATTAGTTTATATTTTAGGACCAGTAGTTATATTTTTTGCAGTTTTATCTATTGAGATAAACTTACAATTAGTATTTTTACCACTATTTATTTTTATTTTTGGAAGTATCATTGCTTTTTATATTTTAAGAAAATATAAAAATGAGTGGAATGATGCTAGTGTTAATACTTTAGCATTTACTTGTGGTACTGGAAATACTGGATATTTTGGTATTCCTTTAGCTATGATTTTATTAGAACCTAGTGTTGCAAATATTTTTATTTTTGGTACTTTAGCTTCACTTTTATATGAAAATACAACAGGTTTTTATGTTACAGCAAAGGGAAGTTTCACTGCACGTCAATCTATAATAAAAGTTTTGAAGTTACCACTTCTTTATGCTTTTATAGCTGGACTTTCTTTTAATCTTGTTGGTTTTAGAACACCTGAACTTATTGTTCCATATTTCGAAAATTTAAAATGGGCATATGGAATTTTAGGAATGATGATGCTTGGTATGGGAATGAAAGGTTTCAATTTACATGAAGATTTTGATAAAAAATATATAAAAATCTCATACTTCTTTAAATTTATCTTTTGGCCAGCTGCTGTTTTAGCAATAATTTTTGTAGATAAAACTTTTATTAATTTTTTAAATGAAGAAATATATAAAGTGATGTTTTTATTTTCAATTGTACCTCTTGCAGGAAACACTGTAACTTTAGCAGTTCTACTTAAAGCAAAGCCAGAGAAAGCATCATTTACAGTACTTTTATCAACTATAATATCTGTAATTTATATTCCTGTGGTATTAGCTCTTTATGGAGGGTTTTAAAATTTAGTTAAAAATTCTTTGGATTCTCCATATTTGTTTTATATAATATGGATTATCTAAACTTGAAATAGTAACTCCCACTTTTGTTGAAGCATGCATAAACTCTCCTCCTCCAAGATAAATTCCAACATGTCTAGTTTTGTAGCCTGTTTTAAAGAAGATTAAATCTCCAATTTGTAAATCGGCCATTCCTATTTGTTGTCCAACTTGTGACTGAAGTTTTGTAGTACGTGGTATTCTTATTTTAAAAGCATTCTTATAAGCATTTTGAACAAAAGCAGAACAATCAATGCCTCTTTTTGTTGTTCCTCCATATTTATATCTTACGCCTTTCCATTTTTTGTAGTGAGCTAGTAGTTGGTTATAAAGTTTTTGATTCTCTTCATAATCTCTAAATTGTAAATTTGGATTTGGTTTTGGATTTAGTGTTACAGAATTATCAGAAAAGCAACCAGCAAAAAAAAGAATAAAAACTATCAAAGGAAGAAATAGTTTTATATTCTTTATTTTGTAGCTAAGCATTTTAGAAGCCTCTAAGTGTTATACCTAAATAAATAGCTAGTAGTCCTAAAACTATATTAAAAGGAATTAAGAAGCTAGCAA is part of the Arcobacter sp. CECT 8983 genome and encodes:
- a CDS encoding tellurium resistance protein TerC → MQYLSGFLIFLSFVFTIAAYFFNEKLVFIGGTIAWIALIILFKNVNGKSLLYKLLLLSIIAFIYSFYNSFNIDFVKAVSVNQYLLTLLIGVGFLRLIATPKVKAIKSLPKGKKSFFKTYLGVHLFGSVINLSSLIIVADKLYKKAKLTKLQVITLTRAFSSDAYWSPFFVAFAAAITYAPNLSSSIILTLGLILAFLSFLVTFLEIKNEPLLEEFRGYPMEFETLYLPLSLALLVLGTHHYFPELKVILLISIFSLFLAIFILPLKFGLKKSIEKLAEHINCELPKMKNEIALFLIAGMFGVSVSSVLLGLNLSLPFEQLNGLYASLILLVFILLSFVGIHPVISIAVLGNWSEQLNHTLLAVAFLMSWATAVSTSPFSGLNLTMQARYDLQAKEIFKINLPYTIKMYIICVIMLFALSNYLGLE
- a CDS encoding AEC family transporter, which translates into the protein MNIFFIILGKIAPLYLNIGIGYILARYFKIKREQIAFLLVYILGPVVIFFAVLSIEINLQLVFLPLFIFIFGSIIAFYILRKYKNEWNDASVNTLAFTCGTGNTGYFGIPLAMILLEPSVANIFIFGTLASLLYENTTGFYVTAKGSFTARQSIIKVLKLPLLYAFIAGLSFNLVGFRTPELIVPYFENLKWAYGILGMMMLGMGMKGFNLHEDFDKKYIKISYFFKFIFWPAAVLAIIFVDKTFINFLNEEIYKVMFLFSIVPLAGNTVTLAVLLKAKPEKASFTVLLSTIISVIYIPVVLALYGGF
- a CDS encoding C40 family peptidase; this encodes MLSYKIKNIKLFLPLIVFILFFAGCFSDNSVTLNPKPNPNLQFRDYEENQKLYNQLLAHYKKWKGVRYKYGGTTKRGIDCSAFVQNAYKNAFKIRIPRTTKLQSQVGQQIGMADLQIGDLIFFKTGYKTRHVGIYLGGGEFMHASTKVGVTISSLDNPYYIKQIWRIQRIFN